From Pseudoalteromonas sp. R3, one genomic window encodes:
- a CDS encoding class II fumarate hydratase, with the protein MSEFRQVSDSMGVLDVPQDALYQAQTQRAINNFPVSGLTLPGGFIRALAYIKQAAAESNQELGHLDSDKAQAIVAACQQIIDGKHLSQFPVDVFQTGSGTSSNMNANEVIASLASQLSGETVHPNDHVNMGQSSNDVIPTAIHVSSAILAVYELLPALKHLSQVIEHKSKEVGHLVKTGRTHLMDAMPVTFAQTLSGWQHQVDSACEGIVQALEKVYELGQGGTAVGTGVNADERFAATFNSYLSSNVGIRFTPSKNFFYNIGSQDAIVALSGQLKTLAVANMKIANDLRWMNSGPLAGLSEIELQALQPGSSIMPGKVNPVIPEAAAMVSAQVIGNDATITVAGQSGNFELNVMLPVIAYNILQSIELLANMSRLLADKAIATFKVNEPRLQEALTRNPILVTALNPVIGYEKAAFIAKQAYQQGRPIIEVAAEHTDLSETKLRELLDPQKLTLGGL; encoded by the coding sequence ATGAGCGAATTTCGACAAGTTTCAGATAGCATGGGCGTGTTAGACGTGCCGCAAGATGCGCTTTATCAGGCACAGACTCAGCGTGCTATTAACAATTTCCCAGTCAGTGGGTTAACACTGCCAGGCGGATTTATTCGTGCGCTGGCTTACATCAAACAAGCAGCCGCAGAATCTAATCAGGAGCTGGGGCATCTGGACTCAGATAAGGCTCAGGCAATTGTTGCTGCCTGCCAGCAGATCATTGATGGCAAACACTTATCACAGTTTCCTGTCGACGTCTTTCAGACCGGATCAGGTACGAGCTCGAATATGAATGCCAACGAAGTGATCGCATCTTTGGCCAGTCAGCTTAGTGGCGAGACAGTCCACCCCAATGACCATGTAAACATGGGACAAAGCTCTAACGATGTGATCCCAACGGCAATTCATGTGAGCAGTGCCATTTTGGCGGTGTACGAGCTACTGCCCGCGCTTAAACATCTGTCTCAGGTGATTGAGCATAAGAGTAAAGAAGTCGGCCATCTAGTAAAAACAGGCCGCACCCATTTGATGGATGCCATGCCTGTAACTTTTGCACAGACACTCAGTGGTTGGCAGCACCAGGTTGATTCTGCCTGCGAAGGCATAGTACAGGCACTCGAGAAGGTCTATGAATTAGGACAAGGCGGCACTGCCGTTGGCACCGGGGTGAATGCCGATGAGCGTTTTGCCGCGACCTTTAACAGCTATCTGAGCAGTAATGTAGGGATCCGCTTCACACCCAGCAAAAACTTCTTTTATAACATAGGATCGCAAGACGCCATCGTCGCGCTATCGGGCCAGTTAAAAACGCTCGCAGTGGCCAATATGAAGATTGCCAACGATTTGCGCTGGATGAATTCTGGTCCTCTGGCAGGCCTGAGTGAAATAGAATTGCAGGCTTTGCAGCCTGGATCTTCCATTATGCCAGGTAAAGTCAACCCCGTGATCCCGGAAGCCGCAGCCATGGTCAGTGCACAGGTGATCGGCAATGACGCTACTATCACCGTAGCAGGTCAGTCAGGAAATTTTGAGCTGAATGTGATGCTGCCCGTTATTGCCTATAACATTTTACAGAGCATCGAGCTGCTGGCTAATATGTCACGCCTGCTTGCTGACAAAGCCATTGCGACCTTTAAGGTCAATGAACCCAGACTACAAGAAGCACTCACTCGTAATCCAATCTTAGTCACAGCTTTAAATCCGGTGATCGGATATGAGAAAGCCGCCTTCATCGCTAAACAGGCTTATCAACAAGGCCGCCCTATCATTGAGGTCGCTGCCGAGCACACTGATTTAAGTGAAACTAAGCTACGTGAATTACTGGATCCTCAAAAACTCACCCTTGGCGGGTTGTAA
- a CDS encoding DUF938 domain-containing protein — translation MDKPYSQACENNKLPILEKIRPYLTEVMFVLEVGSGTGQHAACFATALPHLTWQCSDLAVNHAGILMWSEDSDARNLPAPLTLDLASTPWPVAEVPAIYTANTLHIVSETLVQAFFDEVRQHLATGGLLMIYGPFNYNGQFTSPSNKDFDSFLRSRDPHSGIRNIEWICSLATQAELVLLEDYTMPANNRLLIFKRQ, via the coding sequence ATGGATAAACCTTACTCTCAGGCATGTGAGAATAATAAGCTGCCAATACTCGAAAAAATACGCCCTTATTTAACAGAGGTCATGTTTGTACTGGAAGTCGGGTCCGGTACTGGGCAACATGCCGCTTGTTTTGCGACTGCGTTGCCTCATTTAACCTGGCAGTGTAGTGACCTGGCCGTCAATCATGCAGGGATCCTGATGTGGAGTGAAGACAGTGACGCGCGTAATCTGCCAGCACCACTTACACTCGACCTGGCATCCACACCCTGGCCAGTGGCTGAAGTCCCCGCGATTTATACCGCGAACACCTTACATATTGTGTCTGAAACTTTGGTCCAAGCCTTTTTTGATGAAGTGAGGCAGCACCTGGCCACTGGTGGGCTGCTGATGATCTATGGGCCTTTTAATTATAATGGTCAGTTTACCTCACCCAGCAACAAGGACTTTGATTCCTTTTTGCGCAGTCGCGATCCGCACAGCGGGATCCGCAATATAGAATGGATTTGCTCTCTTGCCACACAAGCTGAGCTGGTGTTACTGGAAGACTATACAATGCCTGCGAATAACCGCTTACTGATTTTTAAACGGCAGTAA
- a CDS encoding GNAT family N-acetyltransferase, producing MYQHRFITQLSALTTAELTTLSGQSPFSSIAWLEALEHSGCVGEQTGWLPYHLLVYQDNQLVALLPGYIKLHSYGEYVFDWAWAEAYERHQLPYYPKWICAIPFTPVVGSRVLSNNPISDALYDYVTAALHQEARQQSWSGWHINFPIQRAGWQRQNLMERHGVQFHWKNHDYSDFDDFLGAMTSRKRKSINKERKAIQDQALTIRWYQGDEVTDEIRQAFYLCYATTYLKRSGHHGYLNDAFFQRICETMTDQVAIVCALLQEKIVAASLYLHDEHTLYGRYWGALQSHNHLHFELCYYQGIEYAIRNKLLRFDAGAQGEHKLARGFEPVITHSYHHIRQPDFALAIDDYLARERLHMSEYHSQCESLLPFKNQ from the coding sequence ATGTATCAACATCGTTTTATCACGCAACTTTCGGCACTGACTACCGCAGAGCTTACAACACTTTCAGGCCAGTCTCCGTTTAGCAGTATTGCCTGGTTGGAAGCTCTGGAACACAGCGGCTGTGTTGGTGAGCAGACAGGCTGGCTGCCCTATCACCTGCTTGTGTATCAGGATAACCAATTGGTCGCGCTACTGCCTGGCTATATCAAGCTTCACTCGTATGGCGAATATGTATTTGACTGGGCCTGGGCCGAAGCGTATGAGCGCCACCAGCTGCCCTATTATCCCAAGTGGATCTGTGCCATTCCGTTTACGCCTGTGGTGGGGAGTCGCGTTTTATCCAACAACCCGATATCCGATGCGCTTTATGACTATGTAACGGCTGCTCTGCACCAGGAGGCAAGGCAACAGAGCTGGTCGGGCTGGCATATTAATTTCCCGATACAGCGGGCAGGCTGGCAACGCCAGAACCTGATGGAGCGCCACGGTGTACAGTTTCACTGGAAAAATCATGACTATTCGGATTTCGACGACTTTCTTGGCGCAATGACGTCTCGCAAACGTAAGTCTATCAATAAGGAACGCAAAGCAATCCAGGATCAGGCGCTTACGATCCGCTGGTATCAGGGAGACGAGGTAACGGATGAAATAAGGCAGGCATTTTACCTATGCTATGCCACTACCTATCTCAAGCGTTCGGGACATCATGGCTACCTGAACGACGCTTTTTTTCAGCGTATCTGCGAGACCATGACAGATCAGGTTGCTATTGTATGTGCATTATTGCAGGAAAAAATTGTGGCCGCGAGCCTGTACTTACACGATGAGCATACCCTGTATGGTCGTTACTGGGGTGCACTACAAAGTCATAACCACCTGCACTTTGAACTGTGTTATTACCAGGGAATTGAGTATGCCATCCGCAACAAATTGCTCCGCTTCGACGCCGGTGCACAGGGAGAACACAAGCTGGCACGGGGTTTTGAACCGGTTATTACTCACTCTTATCACCATATCCGTCAGCCAGATTTTGCGCTGGCAATCGATGACTACCTGGCCAGGGAGCGTTTACATATGTCGGAATATCACAGCCAATGTGAGAGTTTACTGCCGTTTAAAAATCAGTAA
- a CDS encoding alpha/beta fold hydrolase, with protein MQLAPTPTQAQTCLEQVSDLPRYQINAQQGTYRYANDAGPAVLDIPEAQPYTAYLRATRALILARNPKATLRCELATKVSAQLSEPATQIADYVAPFQLTHPNNQKAVLLIHGLTDSPFIFHTLAADLYARGYDVRTMLLPGHGTAASDLKEVDYRDWQQHVRYAISRTASDYSQFAVLGYSTGAALATTEIAERRPDNLAALVLVAPATQSHSEVAWLAKWLDWLPWVDWVDKEADLDLAKYESFPLHAVTLVEEAMADMRAAKLPASLPTLAIASDVDTTIDTQVTYELLTRWAQDRTAPLALRVYAPKPIATLPDSISVTAVSALDDVIDMSHIGMLNPSDHPYYGKAGSFRNCDSYLEDIAAFTHCKTTEKPYFGERSAANLTQYTPLVRVSFNPDYDPMVLQLIQFLGEAMP; from the coding sequence GTGCAGCTTGCTCCCACACCAACACAGGCACAGACCTGTCTGGAGCAGGTCAGCGATCTACCACGCTATCAGATCAACGCACAGCAGGGCACCTATCGCTATGCCAATGACGCAGGTCCAGCTGTATTGGATATTCCCGAAGCGCAGCCATACACAGCCTACCTCAGAGCAACCCGGGCGCTGATCCTGGCACGCAACCCTAAAGCCACACTCCGCTGTGAACTGGCAACCAAAGTGTCGGCGCAGCTCAGCGAGCCCGCAACTCAGATAGCAGATTACGTTGCCCCTTTTCAGTTAACACATCCGAACAACCAAAAGGCTGTACTACTGATCCATGGATTAACCGACTCGCCCTTTATTTTTCACACTCTGGCTGCGGATTTGTATGCCCGGGGCTATGACGTCAGGACCATGTTGCTACCAGGCCATGGCACAGCAGCCAGCGACCTGAAAGAAGTCGATTACCGGGACTGGCAGCAGCATGTGCGCTATGCCATATCTCGAACAGCCAGTGATTATAGCCAGTTTGCAGTGCTTGGTTATTCAACCGGCGCGGCCCTGGCTACCACAGAAATAGCCGAGCGTCGGCCCGATAATCTGGCGGCATTGGTGCTCGTTGCGCCGGCCACGCAAAGCCACAGCGAAGTGGCCTGGCTGGCAAAATGGCTGGACTGGCTGCCCTGGGTTGACTGGGTTGATAAAGAAGCCGATCTGGATCTGGCAAAATATGAGTCGTTTCCTTTACACGCGGTCACACTGGTAGAAGAAGCTATGGCCGATATGCGAGCTGCTAAATTACCTGCCTCACTGCCAACCCTCGCCATTGCCAGCGATGTTGATACTACCATTGACACTCAGGTGACCTATGAGTTGCTGACCCGCTGGGCACAGGATCGCACCGCCCCGCTGGCACTGCGCGTCTATGCCCCAAAGCCCATTGCAACATTACCTGATTCAATTAGCGTAACTGCAGTCAGTGCACTCGACGACGTCATTGATATGTCGCATATTGGCATGTTAAATCCATCGGATCATCCTTATTACGGCAAAGCGGGGAGCTTTCGCAATTGCGATAGCTATCTGGAGGACATCGCGGCCTTTACTCACTGTAAGACGACCGAGAAACCGTATTTTGGTGAGCGCAGTGCAGCAAACCTGACACAATATACGCCGCTGGTCCGGGTATCCTTTAATCCGGATTATGATCCTATGGTTTTGCAACTGATACAGTTTTTGGGCGAGGCAATGCCGTAG
- a CDS encoding ATP-binding protein encodes MQFQFRTVHHQWVAYVLMTLSYFALGKALTAFAFQDQVLPIWLPAGVGLVGVLIWGWRFLPGLFLASALFNWTTAHGYTFSQATLSQCLQVSIIALGACLQGLAGGLLLRHWLGDPLRMRSRKHIAYYIFLVGIVANLISANIGVFSLSLFNPQYQFSHHWQNVVAWWLGDSLGILIFTPLLLLMLDAWAFEQRSYHRSRNVFATSFVLFLSVVLTTYLYNQGNIQAAKREAQRELRLIENLLLQQVNLSMLAVQGVSAKLQSLNEVNAKEFHQIAQQQRTRYPFLRAISWNIRLEQTQGNALQRHFDAIYEGRVKLKGLPLGPDDPLVVVTYISPQAENFSALGFNVYSRENRKLALENLAIAVQPQATDIIQLVQSDTPLHAYLLFSPVYQRGEVDTHSGILGYATAVVQTDTLLGSVLKKSQADSYNVAIFDGNSPDPFYRNRSFSATQMSADNLFETRIQFGGQIWRIQLELRADFVASLNHQQTVLLLMLQLSITALITFIVLLNNYQHYELNHLVEQRTQSLRKAVEDAQRANHAKSRFLANMSHELRTPLNAVVGFASLMKTTHSFETLQSYAGRIDMAAKTLLNLVNDILDIAKIESNHLVIERHDFDLQELLGRIDSLFTTSAADKGLQWQLNTNISGACWLKADELRMEQILLNLCSNAIKFTDSGKVTLHCEVLHGDSDYLLTFSIIDTGIGIDPQKQQLIFAPFTQADASTSRRFGGTGLGLAISKELVALMEGELTVQSEPGQGSTFTFSLRCPFGDALLADQAELDHTLLKGMHVLVAEDNPVNQLVIKAMLQSIEVEFVLVNDGQQAVDVCGEQNFDLVLMDCQMPLLDGYQATALLRKQFSQQQLPIIALTADVMPEDKAYAVAVGFNSHLAKPLERDKLVQCLIQYRLS; translated from the coding sequence ATGCAGTTCCAATTTCGCACAGTGCATCATCAGTGGGTTGCTTATGTGCTAATGACACTGAGCTATTTTGCGCTGGGCAAAGCCCTGACCGCATTTGCGTTTCAGGATCAGGTGCTGCCCATCTGGCTGCCGGCGGGCGTCGGTCTGGTGGGTGTGCTGATTTGGGGATGGCGTTTTCTGCCTGGCTTATTCTTAGCCTCAGCGCTGTTTAACTGGACCACGGCCCATGGTTATACCTTTAGTCAGGCAACCTTATCGCAATGTCTGCAGGTCTCCATTATCGCATTGGGTGCCTGTCTGCAGGGGTTAGCTGGCGGATTACTCCTGCGCCACTGGCTCGGCGACCCATTGCGAATGCGCTCTCGCAAACACATTGCCTATTACATCTTTTTGGTTGGCATAGTCGCAAACCTGATCTCCGCGAATATCGGTGTATTCTCGCTTAGCTTGTTTAACCCCCAATATCAATTCAGCCATCACTGGCAAAACGTGGTGGCCTGGTGGCTGGGCGACAGCCTCGGCATACTGATTTTTACTCCCCTGCTGCTGCTTATGCTCGATGCATGGGCGTTTGAGCAACGCAGCTATCACCGCAGTCGCAACGTTTTTGCCACCAGCTTTGTACTGTTTTTATCTGTGGTACTGACAACCTATTTATATAATCAGGGCAACATTCAGGCTGCAAAGCGAGAAGCACAAAGAGAATTAAGACTGATAGAGAACCTGCTGTTGCAACAGGTCAACCTCAGCATGCTGGCAGTGCAAGGGGTATCTGCAAAGCTGCAATCGCTTAATGAGGTGAACGCTAAGGAGTTTCATCAGATAGCGCAGCAACAGCGTACCCGCTACCCGTTCTTGCGTGCTATTTCGTGGAATATCAGGCTCGAACAAACACAAGGGAACGCGCTTCAGCGCCACTTTGATGCGATATATGAAGGCCGTGTAAAACTCAAAGGATTGCCGCTTGGGCCCGATGATCCACTGGTTGTTGTCACCTATATTTCACCACAGGCCGAGAATTTCAGTGCGCTGGGTTTTAACGTGTATTCACGCGAAAACCGTAAGCTGGCGTTAGAAAACCTTGCCATTGCTGTACAACCTCAGGCAACAGATATCATACAACTGGTGCAAAGTGATACCCCATTGCACGCCTATTTGTTGTTCTCTCCGGTGTATCAACGTGGAGAAGTCGATACTCACTCTGGTATTCTCGGATATGCGACTGCAGTTGTACAAACCGACACTTTACTGGGTTCTGTGTTGAAAAAGTCTCAGGCTGATAGCTACAATGTTGCCATATTCGATGGCAACAGCCCGGATCCCTTCTACCGCAATCGCTCATTCTCGGCGACCCAAATGTCTGCAGACAACCTGTTTGAGACCCGCATTCAATTTGGTGGCCAGATCTGGCGTATTCAACTTGAACTCAGGGCGGATTTTGTCGCCAGTCTCAACCATCAACAAACGGTATTATTGTTGATGTTACAGTTGAGCATTACCGCATTGATCACTTTTATTGTGCTGCTCAACAACTATCAGCATTACGAGCTTAATCACTTAGTGGAACAACGCACCCAGTCGCTGCGCAAGGCGGTTGAGGATGCCCAACGAGCGAACCATGCTAAAAGCCGATTTCTGGCCAATATGAGCCACGAGCTCCGTACACCGTTAAATGCCGTGGTGGGATTTGCCTCCCTGATGAAGACAACCCACTCATTTGAAACCCTTCAGTCTTATGCCGGTCGTATCGATATGGCTGCAAAAACACTGCTGAATCTGGTCAATGACATTCTTGATATCGCCAAGATTGAGTCCAACCACCTGGTCATCGAGCGTCATGATTTTGATTTACAAGAGTTGCTGGGCCGGATTGATAGCCTGTTCACCACCAGTGCCGCAGATAAAGGGTTGCAATGGCAGCTGAATACCAACATAAGTGGTGCCTGCTGGCTCAAGGCGGATGAACTCAGGATGGAGCAGATCCTGCTTAACCTGTGCAGCAATGCCATCAAGTTTACCGATAGTGGTAAGGTGACTTTGCATTGTGAAGTGCTTCATGGTGACAGTGACTACCTACTTACTTTTTCTATCATCGACACCGGTATCGGTATCGATCCTCAAAAGCAGCAGCTGATTTTTGCACCTTTCACACAGGCCGACGCTTCGACTTCCCGACGCTTTGGTGGCACGGGTCTGGGTCTGGCTATCAGCAAAGAACTGGTGGCACTGATGGAAGGAGAGCTCACGGTACAAAGCGAACCGGGCCAGGGCAGTACTTTCACTTTTTCTTTACGCTGTCCATTTGGCGATGCCCTGCTGGCAGACCAAGCCGAGCTTGACCATACCTTACTCAAAGGTATGCATGTGCTGGTTGCAGAAGACAACCCGGTTAATCAGCTTGTGATTAAGGCCATGCTACAATCTATTGAGGTTGAATTTGTGCTCGTGAATGATGGCCAGCAAGCCGTCGACGTATGTGGTGAGCAGAACTTTGATCTGGTGCTTATGGACTGTCAGATGCCGTTGTTAGACGGTTATCAGGCAACCGCGCTATTACGTAAACAATTCAGTCAGCAGCAATTGCCCATTATCGCATTGACTGCCGACGTGATGCCTGAAGATAAGGCTTATGCGGTCGCTGTCGGATTTAATAGTCACCTTGCAAAACCACTGGAGCGCGATAAGCTGGTGCAATGCTTAATACAATATCGACTGTCATGA